One genomic region from Solwaraspora sp. WMMD792 encodes:
- a CDS encoding ABC transporter permease — translation MSTRTVSATARTVPGTGRPRPSRRRGVGRRVVGGFLYSLGLPFLLLVLWGVLSTSSTNRFFPGPVAIAESFIDTWVGAAFVEDVLPSLYRLALGILASIVLGVAAGTLIGLFGWLRELLEPLLEFFRAIPPPVLIPVVMLLLGITDTMKVVVIVSGALWPVLLNTIDGVRAIDSVMSETAESFQVTWWERLWFLVLPSASPRIMAGVRQSLSVALILMVISEMFASSAGLGYRIAYFQRNYLIAEMWSGILLLGLVGVLLAVTFGVVERRVLRWYHGIREVNRA, via the coding sequence GTGAGCACCCGGACCGTTTCCGCGACCGCCCGGACCGTCCCGGGGACCGGGCGCCCGCGCCCGAGCCGGCGGCGCGGCGTCGGGCGCCGCGTCGTCGGCGGGTTCCTCTACTCCCTAGGTCTGCCGTTCCTGCTGCTGGTGCTCTGGGGTGTGCTGTCCACCTCGTCGACGAACAGGTTCTTCCCCGGACCGGTCGCGATCGCCGAGTCCTTCATCGACACCTGGGTCGGCGCGGCGTTCGTCGAGGACGTACTGCCGAGCCTGTACCGGCTCGCCCTGGGGATCCTCGCCTCGATCGTGCTCGGTGTCGCCGCCGGCACCCTCATCGGTCTGTTCGGCTGGCTGCGCGAGCTGCTCGAACCACTGCTGGAGTTCTTCCGGGCCATCCCGCCGCCGGTGCTGATCCCCGTCGTGATGCTGCTGCTCGGGATCACCGACACCATGAAGGTGGTGGTGATCGTCTCCGGCGCGCTGTGGCCCGTCCTGCTGAACACGATCGACGGGGTCCGGGCGATCGACAGCGTCATGTCGGAAACCGCGGAATCGTTCCAGGTCACCTGGTGGGAGCGGCTCTGGTTCCTGGTACTGCCCTCGGCGAGCCCGCGCATCATGGCCGGCGTGCGGCAGAGCCTGTCGGTGGCGCTCATCCTGATGGTCATCTCGGAGATGTTCGCCTCGTCCGCTGGTCTCGGGTACCGGATCGCCTACTTCCAACGGAACTACCTCATCGCCGAGATGTGGAGCGGCATCCTGCTGCTCGGTCTCGTCGGTGTCCTGCTCGCCGTGACGTTCGGTGTCGTCGAGCGGCGGGTGCTGCGCTGGTACCACGGAATCAGGGAGGTCAACCGTGCCTGA
- a CDS encoding amidohydrolase family protein has product MYQPAIDLAAITAIDVHVHIEVDGHGHASLPEPLVAAASKYFRTDGPRPAVEAVAQYYRERQMAAVVFTVDAGTQLAHPPLSSSEIARAAADHADVLIPFGSVDPRTGDAALELAARLVEDEGVRGFKFHPTVQGFDPSHDEYAPLWSLIEKAGVPALFHTGQTGIGAGLPGGYGLRLGLSNPILLDAVAAEFPDLQIIMAHPSVPWQDEALSVATHKPNTWIDLSGWSPKYFPAELVRHANSILKRRVLFGTDYPLLTPDRWLRDVANIDLKPDVLPGILKDNAARLLRLTG; this is encoded by the coding sequence ATGTACCAACCCGCGATCGACCTTGCCGCGATCACCGCGATCGACGTGCACGTGCACATCGAGGTGGACGGCCACGGCCACGCCTCGCTGCCCGAGCCGCTCGTCGCGGCCGCGTCGAAGTACTTCCGGACCGACGGCCCACGGCCGGCCGTCGAAGCCGTGGCGCAGTACTACCGGGAGCGCCAGATGGCCGCGGTGGTGTTCACCGTCGACGCCGGCACCCAGCTGGCCCACCCACCGCTGTCCAGCAGCGAGATCGCCCGAGCCGCCGCCGACCACGCGGACGTGCTCATCCCGTTCGGCTCGGTCGATCCGCGCACCGGCGACGCCGCCCTCGAACTCGCCGCCCGTCTCGTCGAGGACGAGGGAGTACGCGGTTTCAAGTTCCACCCGACAGTGCAGGGCTTCGATCCGAGCCACGACGAGTACGCGCCGCTGTGGAGCCTCATCGAGAAGGCGGGCGTGCCGGCGTTGTTCCACACCGGGCAGACCGGCATCGGCGCCGGCCTGCCCGGTGGCTACGGCCTGCGGCTCGGGCTGTCCAACCCGATCCTGCTCGACGCGGTGGCCGCCGAGTTCCCGGATCTGCAGATCATCATGGCGCACCCGTCGGTACCCTGGCAGGACGAGGCTTTGTCGGTGGCGACACACAAACCCAACACCTGGATCGACCTGTCCGGGTGGAGCCCGAAGTACTTTCCGGCGGAGCTGGTGCGCCACGCCAACTCGATCCTGAAGCGCCGGGTGCTGTTCGGCACCGACTATCCGCTGCTCACCCCCGACCGGTGGCTCCGGGACGTGGCGAACATCGACCTCAAACCCGACGTGCTCCCCGGCATCCTGAAGGACAACGCCGCCCGGCTGCTGCGCCTGACCGGGTGA
- a CDS encoding PaaX family transcriptional regulator C-terminal domain-containing protein, with the protein MRSRQPKQLLLAFFGEYVVDDDPGPIRASALIGVLEGAGVAAPATRATLDRLVHSGILARSRSGREISFALTGHGSAVLREATDRVRGPHPFDPQGTGWTLVTFTIPEGQRTFRHRLRSTLTWEGFAPLRDGLWLAPGEVDLAGSLEPLRQDLPPNTVIAFHAREFTDFPIADSVRSAWDIEAIRREHLAFIEVWDDPGAVTQAPSALTVRMMLVADWLALLRVDPRLPREFMDEDWPATRSTQVYRQVHERLAAESDAEFAALATRPGPSRRTGPAGRPSAPSPTRSGAARSR; encoded by the coding sequence GTGCGCAGCCGTCAGCCGAAGCAGCTGCTGCTCGCCTTCTTCGGTGAGTACGTCGTCGACGACGATCCAGGTCCGATCCGGGCCAGCGCGTTGATCGGGGTGCTCGAAGGAGCCGGCGTCGCCGCCCCGGCGACCCGGGCCACCCTGGACCGGCTCGTACACAGCGGCATCCTCGCGCGGAGCAGAAGCGGTCGGGAGATCTCCTTCGCCCTGACCGGACACGGGTCAGCGGTCCTGCGCGAGGCGACGGACCGGGTCCGCGGCCCGCACCCGTTCGATCCGCAGGGCACCGGATGGACGCTGGTCACCTTCACCATCCCGGAGGGCCAGCGGACGTTCCGTCACCGGCTGCGGTCGACCCTCACCTGGGAGGGCTTCGCGCCGCTTCGCGACGGGTTGTGGCTGGCGCCCGGCGAGGTCGACCTCGCAGGCTCCCTGGAACCGCTGCGCCAGGATCTGCCGCCGAACACGGTGATCGCCTTCCACGCGCGGGAGTTCACGGATTTCCCGATCGCCGACAGCGTCCGCTCGGCGTGGGACATCGAGGCGATCCGGCGCGAACACCTGGCGTTCATCGAGGTCTGGGACGACCCGGGTGCGGTGACACAGGCGCCGAGTGCCCTGACGGTGCGGATGATGCTCGTCGCGGACTGGCTCGCGTTGCTGCGTGTCGACCCGAGACTGCCCCGCGAGTTCATGGACGAGGACTGGCCGGCGACGAGATCGACGCAGGTGTACCGGCAGGTGCACGAGCGGCTGGCCGCCGAGTCCGACGCGGAGTTCGCCGCGCTCGCCACCCGCCCCGGGCCTAGCCGCCGAACCGGGCCCGCAGGTCGGCCTTCCGCACCTTCCCCGACGCGGTCCGGGGCAGCTCGGTCACGATGA
- a CDS encoding MarR family transcriptional regulator — MTASEKPRPAGTAGLRHSLLGEDLSFLLARANALSLTAANSALAEHGLKARSFSVLALAVYDTRPTQRELAEFLRLDPSQVVALIDDLEKRHLVERRTDPADRRANVLVATDAGRALFARAQESARAAEADLLAGVTPEDRQRLARILRLLAFPD; from the coding sequence ATGACCGCGAGCGAGAAGCCCCGGCCGGCGGGAACCGCCGGCCTACGGCACAGTCTTCTCGGCGAAGACCTCAGCTTCCTGCTCGCCCGAGCCAACGCCCTCAGCCTGACGGCGGCGAACTCGGCCCTCGCCGAACACGGTCTGAAGGCCCGCTCCTTCTCCGTCCTCGCGCTGGCCGTCTACGACACCCGCCCGACCCAGCGGGAGCTGGCCGAGTTCCTCCGCCTCGACCCGAGTCAGGTGGTAGCCCTCATCGACGACCTGGAGAAGCGTCACCTGGTCGAGCGGCGCACCGACCCCGCCGACCGGCGGGCCAACGTCCTGGTCGCCACCGACGCCGGCCGGGCGCTCTTCGCCCGGGCCCAGGAGTCCGCGCGGGCGGCCGAGGCCGACCTGCTGGCCGGCGTCACCCCCGAGGACCGGCAGCGGCTGGCACGGATCCTGCGGCTGCTGGCGTTTCCCGACTGA
- a CDS encoding ABC transporter permease subunit, whose amino-acid sequence MHVLSIRRPRSPRKVLLGGAGLLGFLLIWQLVPTLGLVNSQYLPYVTDVLVRLVEEFRDLAFWRRLGLTMTSWGIGLSVATAAAVALGAVVGLVPFLRRATHTMVEFLRPIPSVALIPLAVLMFGIQMRAALVIIIYASFWQVFVQMIYGVADVDAVARDTARSFDLTRRERLWYLVLPTALPYLMTGVRLAAAVALILAITAEMVIGNPGLGQMIELSRSAGDATGLYAFVVVTGLLGLGVNLVFRYIERRSLSWHQSVRGEQV is encoded by the coding sequence ATGCACGTGTTGTCCATCCGGCGTCCCCGTTCGCCGCGCAAAGTTCTGCTGGGCGGCGCCGGCCTGCTCGGGTTCCTCCTCATCTGGCAGCTGGTCCCCACCCTGGGACTGGTCAACTCGCAGTACCTGCCCTACGTCACCGATGTGCTCGTGCGGCTCGTCGAGGAGTTCCGTGACCTCGCCTTCTGGCGTCGGCTAGGGCTCACCATGACGTCCTGGGGGATCGGTCTGTCGGTGGCGACGGCTGCGGCGGTCGCGTTGGGCGCGGTCGTCGGCCTGGTGCCGTTCCTGCGCCGCGCCACCCACACGATGGTCGAGTTCCTGCGCCCGATCCCGTCGGTCGCCCTCATCCCGCTCGCCGTCCTGATGTTCGGCATCCAGATGCGGGCCGCCCTCGTCATCATCATCTACGCGTCGTTCTGGCAGGTGTTCGTTCAGATGATCTACGGCGTCGCCGACGTCGACGCGGTCGCCCGGGACACCGCCCGCAGCTTCGACCTGACCCGTCGGGAACGTCTGTGGTATCTGGTCCTGCCGACCGCGCTGCCGTACCTCATGACCGGCGTCCGGCTGGCCGCCGCGGTCGCGCTGATCCTCGCGATCACCGCCGAGATGGTGATCGGAAACCCGGGCCTGGGCCAGATGATCGAACTGTCCCGGTCCGCCGGCGACGCCACCGGGCTGTACGCCTTCGTCGTGGTCACCGGGCTGCTCGGGCTCGGCGTCAACCTGGTCTTCCGGTACATCGAGCGCCGATCGTTGTCGTGGCACCAGTCGGTGCGAGGGGAGCAGGTCTAG
- a CDS encoding IclR family transcriptional regulator: MGTQPGRSVTSKVLALLAAFSPADPALTLSELARRAGLPVPTAHRRVAELVEWGALERGADGRYRIGLRLWEVGSLAPRGLGLRELALPVMEDLYEVTHENVQLAVRQDLELVFVERIAGRHAVPVLTRVGGRFALHATGVGLVLLAHAPVPVQEQVLGAALERYTERTVTDPAALRRQLAGVRRAGYAVSDRQVTMDALSVAAPITGPEGVLAAISLVVAYDRADPVALAPLVQAAGRAISRAVARPGAR; the protein is encoded by the coding sequence TGCTCGCCGCGTTCAGCCCGGCCGACCCGGCGCTGACGCTGAGCGAGCTGGCCAGACGGGCCGGACTGCCGGTACCCACCGCGCACCGGCGGGTCGCGGAGCTGGTCGAGTGGGGCGCGCTGGAACGCGGCGCGGACGGCCGTTACCGGATCGGGCTGCGGTTGTGGGAGGTGGGCTCGCTGGCACCACGCGGACTGGGCCTGCGGGAGCTCGCGCTGCCGGTGATGGAGGACCTGTACGAGGTGACCCACGAGAACGTCCAGCTCGCCGTACGGCAGGACCTGGAGCTCGTCTTCGTCGAACGGATCGCCGGCCGACACGCGGTGCCGGTGCTGACCCGCGTCGGCGGCCGCTTCGCCCTGCACGCCACCGGGGTCGGACTGGTACTCCTCGCGCATGCGCCGGTGCCGGTGCAGGAGCAGGTGCTCGGTGCTGCGCTGGAGCGGTACACCGAGCGGACCGTCACCGATCCGGCGGCGTTGCGCCGGCAACTCGCCGGGGTGCGGCGGGCCGGTTACGCGGTGAGCGACCGGCAGGTGACGATGGACGCCCTGTCGGTCGCCGCGCCGATCACCGGGCCGGAGGGGGTGCTGGCGGCGATCTCGCTGGTGGTGGCCTACGACCGGGCCGACCCGGTGGCACTGGCCCCACTGGTGCAGGCGGCGGGGCGGGCGATCTCCCGGGCGGTCGCCCGGCCCGGGGCCCGGTAG
- a CDS encoding SDR family NAD(P)-dependent oxidoreductase, whose amino-acid sequence MSLDGKVAIVTGSGKGLGLAYAQQLARQGAAVVVNDVDAEAADQAVSAIEAAGGRAAALVAPVGPTETAEALVATAVERFGRLDILVTNAGILRDTVLWKMSDEDFDTVVNVHLRGTFTTVRETVRHLRQAGEGGRIICIGSPTGQRGNFGQTNYAAAKAGIVGMVRTWALELKRAGITVNAVVPVAATAMTATVPYFAAAVRAADQGEPMPDFFRHDLGFGTADDVAGLIAFLGSDAAAGVTGQVIGVGGDRIQIWTHPEAALTAYHEGGWSYDALTAAWPTQFADALQSVGERFPELPEEFRTDAS is encoded by the coding sequence ATGTCCCTGGACGGCAAAGTCGCCATCGTCACCGGTTCCGGCAAGGGTCTCGGCCTGGCCTACGCCCAGCAGTTGGCCCGACAGGGTGCCGCCGTGGTGGTCAACGACGTCGACGCCGAGGCCGCGGACCAGGCCGTCTCGGCGATCGAGGCGGCCGGCGGACGCGCCGCCGCGCTGGTCGCACCGGTCGGTCCCACCGAGACCGCCGAGGCCCTCGTCGCCACTGCGGTCGAGCGCTTCGGTCGACTCGACATCCTGGTCACCAACGCGGGAATCCTACGCGACACGGTGCTGTGGAAGATGAGCGACGAGGACTTCGACACCGTCGTCAACGTGCACCTGCGGGGCACCTTCACCACCGTCCGGGAGACCGTCCGGCACCTGCGGCAGGCCGGCGAGGGCGGGCGTATCATCTGCATCGGCTCCCCGACCGGCCAGCGCGGCAACTTCGGACAGACCAACTACGCCGCCGCCAAGGCCGGCATCGTCGGGATGGTGCGGACCTGGGCGCTGGAGCTCAAGCGGGCCGGCATCACCGTCAACGCGGTCGTGCCGGTGGCCGCGACCGCGATGACCGCCACCGTCCCCTACTTCGCCGCCGCGGTGCGGGCCGCCGACCAGGGCGAGCCGATGCCCGACTTCTTCCGGCACGATCTCGGGTTCGGTACCGCCGACGACGTGGCCGGGCTCATCGCCTTCCTCGGCTCCGACGCCGCCGCCGGCGTGACCGGCCAGGTCATCGGGGTGGGCGGCGACCGCATCCAGATCTGGACCCACCCGGAGGCCGCGCTGACCGCGTACCACGAAGGTGGCTGGTCCTATGACGCGTTGACCGCCGCGTGGCCGACGCAGTTCGCCGACGCGCTGCAGAGCGTCGGCGAACGCTTCCCGGAACTCCCCGAGGAGTTCCGGACCGACGCCTCCTGA
- a CDS encoding ABC transporter ATP-binding protein, with the protein MPDRDVLLQVEHLRKVYESATGDVEAIGDVSFTMDAGELLCVVGPSGCGKTTLLKCLAGLLRPTSGRVEMHGAPVTGPSPAMAVVFQEYGRSLYPWLTVRGNVELPLRHKRLSSAARGKLVADALDAVGLGHAARSHPWQLSGGMQQRVAIARAVAYQPEVLIMDEPFAAVDAQTRADLEDLVRELHTSRNMSIVFVTHDIDESIYLGERVLVLSRSPTWVQEDLTVDLPPGRDQINTRALPRFTQLRTHVYDQIQRAKRGQAVAP; encoded by the coding sequence GTGCCTGACCGCGATGTTCTGCTGCAGGTGGAGCACCTGCGCAAGGTCTACGAATCGGCCACCGGCGACGTCGAGGCGATCGGCGACGTCAGTTTCACCATGGACGCCGGTGAACTGCTCTGCGTCGTGGGGCCGTCGGGTTGTGGCAAGACGACCCTGCTGAAGTGTCTCGCCGGTCTGCTACGGCCGACGAGCGGCCGGGTCGAGATGCACGGTGCCCCGGTGACCGGCCCGAGCCCGGCGATGGCCGTCGTCTTTCAGGAGTACGGCCGCAGCCTCTACCCGTGGCTGACGGTCCGCGGCAACGTCGAGTTGCCGCTGCGCCACAAGCGGCTGTCCAGCGCGGCACGGGGAAAGCTGGTGGCCGACGCCCTCGACGCGGTGGGTCTGGGGCACGCCGCCCGTAGCCACCCGTGGCAACTGTCGGGTGGAATGCAGCAGCGGGTGGCGATCGCGCGCGCCGTCGCGTACCAACCAGAGGTGCTGATCATGGACGAGCCGTTCGCCGCGGTCGACGCCCAGACCCGGGCGGACCTGGAGGATCTCGTCCGTGAGCTGCACACCTCACGCAACATGTCGATCGTCTTCGTCACCCACGACATCGACGAGTCGATCTATCTGGGCGAACGGGTCCTCGTGTTGTCCAGGTCGCCCACCTGGGTGCAGGAGGATCTGACCGTCGACCTCCCACCGGGCCGTGACCAGATCAACACCCGGGCGCTGCCCCGCTTCACGCAGCTGCGCACGCACGTGTACGACCAGATTCAACGGGCCAAACGGGGGCAGGCCGTAGCGCCATGA
- a CDS encoding long-chain fatty acid--CoA ligase — protein sequence MHQHGIGTWLSRRRRTAPDRIALVYGEQSAITYRQFADGADRIAAVLRNLGVGKGDSVAYLGENSPEFLQTMFGTAQLGAVFVPVNTRLAPPEIAHVLTDSGAAVLLHDPEFAPRLAPVVGTVPTRHVVVTGAGTTDRPGLDVLPGDVDPDDVDPDVTPDDPAAIIYTSGTTGRAKGAVLTHGNLTWVAINTIVDYDVVSTDVALMISPLFHVASLGMGALPVVLKGATLVLEKRFEPGRALAQIQRHRVTMLSGVPTTYQMMADHPDWASTDLSTLTKLTCGGSAVPTRILNAYEERGLSFSQGYGMTETSPGATALSAAMTRAKQGSVGLPHFFTDVRVTDERGEPAAAGTVGEIEITGPNVFAGYHRLPEETARSFTADGWFRSGDLGYLDADGYLYIVGRLKDMIISGGENIYPPEIELLLGELDGVTGVAVIGVPDPQWGEVPWAIMTVREGTHVDLDVVRAHLDGKVARYKLPKNVVIVTELPRTASGKVRKADLRARFGG from the coding sequence ATGCATCAGCACGGAATCGGCACCTGGCTGTCCAGGCGCCGCCGGACCGCCCCGGACCGGATCGCCCTCGTGTACGGCGAACAGTCGGCCATCACCTACCGGCAGTTCGCCGACGGAGCGGACCGGATCGCGGCAGTGCTGCGGAACCTCGGCGTCGGCAAGGGAGACTCCGTCGCCTACCTCGGCGAGAACAGTCCCGAGTTCCTGCAGACGATGTTCGGCACCGCCCAACTGGGCGCGGTGTTCGTACCCGTCAACACCCGGCTCGCGCCGCCCGAGATCGCTCACGTCCTCACTGACAGCGGTGCCGCGGTGCTCCTGCACGATCCCGAGTTCGCGCCCCGGCTGGCCCCGGTCGTCGGCACCGTACCGACCCGGCATGTCGTCGTCACCGGGGCCGGCACCACGGACCGTCCCGGCCTCGACGTGCTGCCAGGCGACGTCGACCCGGACGACGTCGACCCGGACGTCACCCCGGACGACCCCGCCGCGATCATCTACACCTCGGGCACGACCGGCCGGGCCAAGGGCGCGGTGCTGACCCACGGAAACCTGACCTGGGTGGCGATCAACACCATCGTCGACTACGACGTCGTCTCCACCGACGTCGCGCTGATGATCTCGCCGCTGTTCCACGTCGCGTCGCTGGGTATGGGGGCGCTGCCGGTCGTGCTCAAGGGCGCAACGCTGGTGCTGGAGAAACGGTTCGAACCGGGGCGGGCGCTCGCTCAGATCCAGCGGCACCGGGTGACCATGCTCAGTGGGGTGCCGACCACCTACCAGATGATGGCCGACCATCCGGACTGGGCGTCGACGGACCTGTCGACGCTGACGAAGCTCACCTGCGGCGGGTCGGCCGTCCCGACCCGCATTCTCAACGCCTACGAGGAACGCGGCCTGTCCTTCTCGCAGGGGTACGGGATGACCGAGACGTCACCGGGCGCCACCGCGCTGTCAGCGGCGATGACCCGGGCGAAGCAGGGCAGCGTCGGCCTGCCCCACTTCTTCACCGATGTCCGGGTCACCGACGAACGTGGCGAGCCGGCTGCGGCGGGCACCGTCGGCGAGATCGAGATCACCGGCCCGAACGTCTTCGCCGGCTATCACCGGCTGCCCGAGGAGACGGCCCGGTCGTTCACCGCGGACGGTTGGTTCCGCAGCGGCGACCTGGGCTACCTGGACGCCGACGGTTACCTCTACATCGTCGGCCGGCTCAAGGACATGATCATCTCCGGGGGCGAGAACATCTACCCGCCCGAGATCGAACTCCTGCTCGGTGAACTGGACGGGGTGACCGGGGTCGCGGTCATCGGGGTGCCCGACCCGCAGTGGGGCGAGGTGCCGTGGGCGATCATGACGGTCCGGGAAGGCACCCACGTCGACCTCGACGTGGTACGCGCCCACTTGGACGGCAAGGTCGCCCGCTACAAGCTGCCCAAGAACGTCGTCATCGTGACCGAGCTGCCCCGGACCGCGTCGGGGAAGGTGCGGAAGGCCGACCTGCGGGCCCGGTTCGGCGGCTAG
- a CDS encoding MaoC family dehydratase, which translates to MTTTVEFQQLGELTGTDLGYTAYRTVTQEQVNLFADATDDHQWIHVEPERAKAGPFGAPIAHGFLTLSLAVPFWTELLDVTGVSTKVNYGLDKVRFPAPVVVGSRVRMRAVIAEVTEVSGGYQLTVDQTIEIEGGAKPAVVARGLYRFYA; encoded by the coding sequence GTGACGACGACTGTCGAGTTCCAGCAGCTCGGTGAGCTCACCGGCACCGACCTCGGATACACCGCCTACCGGACGGTCACCCAGGAGCAGGTGAACCTGTTCGCCGACGCCACCGACGACCACCAGTGGATCCACGTCGAACCCGAGCGGGCGAAGGCGGGACCGTTCGGAGCGCCGATCGCCCACGGCTTCCTGACTCTCTCCCTTGCCGTTCCGTTCTGGACGGAGCTGCTCGATGTGACGGGCGTGTCGACGAAGGTGAACTACGGTCTCGACAAGGTGCGTTTCCCCGCGCCGGTGGTGGTCGGGTCGCGAGTACGGATGCGGGCCGTCATTGCCGAGGTCACCGAGGTCTCCGGCGGGTACCAGCTCACCGTCGACCAGACGATCGAGATCGAGGGCGGGGCCAAACCCGCGGTCGTCGCCCGGGGCCTGTACCGCTTCTACGCCTGA